A section of the Streptomyces sp. SLBN-118 genome encodes:
- a CDS encoding pyridoxamine 5'-phosphate oxidase family protein, which yields MNRDELLWFLRKYKLAVQSTVTPDCAPQSAVVGYAVNDDLEIVFDTVETTRKWLNLRADPRIALVIGWDDAITAQIEGVADFPTGAELERIQACYFTAYPDGRDRLSWPGITHVRVRPTWVRYSDFTQDPPLIEELTIG from the coding sequence ATGAACCGCGACGAGCTGCTCTGGTTCCTCCGCAAGTACAAGCTCGCCGTCCAGTCGACGGTGACCCCGGACTGCGCACCCCAGTCCGCCGTCGTCGGTTACGCGGTCAATGACGACCTCGAGATCGTCTTCGACACCGTCGAGACGACGCGCAAGTGGCTCAACCTGCGCGCCGACCCCCGTATCGCGCTCGTCATCGGCTGGGACGACGCGATCACCGCGCAGATCGAGGGCGTCGCCGACTTCCCCACCGGCGCCGAGCTGGAACGCATTCAGGCGTGCTACTTCACCGCGTATCCGGACGGCCGCGACCGGCTGTCATGGCCGGGCATCACGCATGTGCGGGTGCGGCCGACCTGGGTGCGCTACAGCGACTTCACCCAGGATCCGCCGCTGATCGAAGAGCTCACGATCGGGTGA